Proteins encoded within one genomic window of Natator depressus isolate rNatDep1 chromosome 1, rNatDep2.hap1, whole genome shotgun sequence:
- the ZIC2 gene encoding zinc finger protein ZIC 2, producing the protein MLLDAGPQFPAIGVGTFARHHHSAAAEMQDRELSLAAQNTFVDSAAHMGAFKLNPGAHDLSPGQSSAFTSQAPGYPAAALGPHAAHVSSYSGAPFNSTRDFLFRSRGFGDSSPAGGQHGIFGPAAGTLHHPHTDAQSHILFPAIHDQHGPHASQNVLNGQMRLGLPGEVFARSDQYRQVSSPRTDPYSAAQLHNQYGPMNMNMGMNMAAHHHHHPGAFFRYMRQQCIKQELICKWIDPEQLSNPKKSCNKTFSTMHELVTHVSVEHVGGPEQSNHICYWEECPREGKPFKAKYKLVNHIRVHTGEKPFPCPFPGCGKVFARSENLKIHKRTHTGEKPFQCEFEGCDRRFANSSDRKKHMHVHTSDKPYLCKMCDKSYTHPSSLRKHMKVHESSPQGSESSPAASSGYESSTPPGLVSPSAETQSTTNLSPAAAAAAAAAAAAVSAVHRGSGGGGGSGSGAGGGGGASGSHSGLSSNFNEWYV; encoded by the exons ATGCTGCTGGACGCCGGACCCCAGTTCCCTGCCATTGGAGTGGGCACTTTCGCTCGGCACCATCACTCGGCCGCCGCCGAGATGCAGGACCGGGAGCTGAGCCTGGCGGCGCAGAACACCTTTGTGGACTCGGCAGCCCACATGGGGGCTTTTAAACTCAACCCCGGGGCCCACGATCTGTCCCCCGGCCAGAGCTCGGCTTTCACCTCGCAGGCTCCCGGCTACCCGGCCGCAGCGTTGGGTCCCCATGCCGCCCACGTCAGCTCCTATTCCGGGGCGCCTTTCAACTCCACCCGGGACTTCTTGTTTCGCAGCCGGGGCTTTGGGGACTCGTCTCCGGCCGGCGGCCAGCACGGGATCTTTGgccctgcggccgggaccctccATCACCCGCACACGGACGCTCAGAGCCACATCCTCTTCCCCGCCATTCACGACCAGCACGGCCCCCACGCCTCCCAAAATGTCCTGAACGGGCAGATGCGCCTCGGTTTGCCCGGGGAGGTCTTCGCCCGATCGGATCAATACCGCCAGGTCTCtagccccaggactgatccctatTCGGCGGCTCAGCTGCACAACCAGTATGGCCCCATGAATATGAATATGGGCATGAACATGGCagcccaccaccatcaccacccaggTGCCTTTTTTCGATACATGAGACAACAGTGCATCAAGCAAGAGCTGATCTGCAAGTGGATCGACCCCGAGCAGCTGAGCAACCCCAAAAAGAGCTGCAATAAAACTTTTAGCACCATGCACGAGCTGGTCACCCACGTCTCGGTGGAGCACGTTGGGGGACCCGAGCAGAGCAACCATATCTGTTATTGGGAGGAGTGTCCCCGGGAAGGCAAACCTTTCAAAGCCAAATACAAACTGGTCAATCATATCCGAGTGCACACGGGAGAGAAGCCGTTCCCCTGTCCTTTTCCTGGCTGTGGGAAAGTTTTCGCCAGATCAGAAAACCTAAAAATCCACAAAAGGACACACACAG GAGAAAAGcctttccagtgtgaatttgaaGGCTGTGACAGACGTTTTGCCAACAGCAGCGATAGGAAGAAGCACATGCATGTCCACACTTCAGATAAGCCCTATCTGTGCAAAATGTGCGACAAATCCTACACCCACCCCAGCTCTCTGCGGAAGCACATGAAG GTCCATGAATCTTCCCCTCAAGGCTCCGAATCGTCCCCGGCTGCCAGCTCGGGCTATGAGTCCTCCACCCCCCCGGGCCTGGTGTCCCCCAGCGCCGAGACTCAGAGCACCACCAACCTGtccccggcggcggcggctgcagcggcggcggcggcggccgcggTGTCTGCGGTGCACAGAGGCAGCGGCGGCGGGGGAGGCAGCGGCAGCGGAGCCGGCGGGGGTGGAGGAGCCAGCGGGAGCCACAGCGGCCTCTCCTCCAACTTCAACGAATGGTACGTGTAG